The Phycodurus eques isolate BA_2022a chromosome 8, UOR_Pequ_1.1, whole genome shotgun sequence nucleotide sequence ttggcttgcctgggaacgcctcgggatcccctcggaagagctcgaggaagtggctggggagagggaagtctgggcgcccctgctaaagctactgcccccgccacccgacctcggataagcggaagaaaatggatggttggatgaatTAAGGATACCataatataatttgtattttattaaattctAGTACATTatgtttaaagttactttatgtaacccattgatTAATAATAGATGGGCCAGACGATCCTACCAGCAcatctacaaagagatcctgctGCGTTTGCATCGTTCAATGCGTGACAAGAGGCGAGAGTTCTGCCAGGATGTGTCATCAACGGTAGccgttttgaagacgtggacAACATCAAGCGCTGCGGAGGTTCCCGGAATAATCCTTGCAGGATTGATTTCATGcttggcagagaaggctgggaatgTGCATTTGACTCCAGGGGGATTATTtgtagtttgaatttgaaagtcctggaacctttctgacccACTTTGTCTGTGCTGCACATCATTCTTATGCACAGAATTGTATTACTGTTGTGTATGTACGTGTAATAATTTACATTGTTCTGTCAGATGTTGCGGACATGCTCCCTTCCGGACCTCAGTCGAGTCTTCAGCTCTGAGCAGGACTCCGTCATTCCCACTGAAGACAACGTAGCTTCAGACGGCAACCTGGAGAATGAGGACCAGAACGAAGCCAAAGATGATGACCAGTCAGAGGCAGAGGAGTAAAACACCACACATCAGAAGCGCTGTACCAATCAGAATGCATCAACTTATGATGTAATTCTGCACAGGTATTGCTTAAAATCGAGCAAGGTGGGCTAACAGTCTGTGTTGGGGTGTGCCCTGCTTTTTTAGTGCATATGAGGATGAAGACCTGCGGGACATCAGAGCATCCATGGAGCGACTGCTGCAAGAAGAAAGTGACTTAATGAGGAACCGACCACATGATGGAAGAGGCGACTTTCATGGAAATTCTACAGCTGGAGATGACAAAGACCTTTTCAACGGGATTATCGTAGAACTTGAGCAGGACAACAGTCAGATGGCTGTAGGTggcggtgatgatgatgatgatgacgacgacgacgacaatgaggaagatgaagaggatGAGGAATGCTCGAATGGGAGTCCCGCCGATGAGGAAGCAGGAGAGCTGCTCAGCAATGGTGTGGGAGAAGAGAGCCACGTTAATAAAAGTCATTTGAATGAAGAATGGCAGTCAGGTAAGGGGACATTTTGTTAGAATGTattctatttatgtatttattaagtaggattgaaaatggatgaataaggTTGCTGTCACTATTTAAACCTGGTGGTGGTGATTAGTCCTGCTTAAATTATACAACGCGTGACTCTGTTCTACTGTAGATAACAGTGAGGAGGACCAGGAGGGAGAGACTGAGGTTTATGACAGCATCTACAGTCGCTTGGAGGAGCATCGCTTTAACTTGGAGCAGCAGATGGGCTTTGAGAAGTTCATTGAAgcctacaataaaataaaggtcTGAAATCCTTGTTCCTTTAAACACGAATCCCATCATATCGGCCTGTATTTACTTGCAAGTAATCAAAGACGTACGCTTCGTATTTGACATTTCAGGCAATAcgtgatgatgacgacgataaTATTGACCTTGGCTCCGGTTTGGCATTCAGCATTTTGGGAACTGAGCACCAGCATCTGTATCCAAACATCCTTCATCTTGTGATGGCAGATGGCGTATACCAAGAAGGTCAGTGGCAGGAGTTACCTTTtgaaataatcataataatcatgcATTACGCTTCTACACACCGAAATAATTCCATTCATACAGCGGTGCCAAGAGATACGAGTGACTAGACTTACAAGTTTTCGATGGGCCTACCCcgcctccagcacacccgcgacccgagtgacgagaagcggcacagaaaacgGGTGGCTGGAAATGAGTCAAAACACTATTATAACGAAATAAACATGACAacagtttattgctcattaactttTAACTGAGGAGGAGAAAGGGGAGACGACAGCTCCTCATTGAAGAAGAGTTTTCTTCCATAATAACATGCGGAAATTAtgattcagatgtttttttccttttgtgtttctttCTAATTTCATTGGTTGATTTTTGGCAAAACAAACCACTCCAGGGAaacttgtttgggtttttttccgtgcagaaaaaaaaaaaaataaaaatctgcaagtgggatgtcacattgtcatttaaaatatgaattgcTTTGTTGGCCAATTTGCTGCACGTATTTTTTCGagtatattgatttttttttttttctttttgtccctCGCTCACGCTATCACCGGCAAGTGCTTTCTGAATTTTTTGGTCAGCCTGAtaaagcgcaaaaaaaaaaaaactaactaagaTACAGTGACTACCTTTTGCATTGCGTGACACACGGTCAATGATGGCTGCACAGCACAGATCTTTCCACTCACCTAACACCAAACAAAGCAACTTTATTGatacagcgcatttcatacacaaggtaactcaacgtGCTTTTcatgatgaaaagaaaaaaaaaaacagcttctaaacatttaaaacaaggagggggaaaaaaactcataaAAGTGTTACTTAACATAATTTTAAGCAGTATCCCGTTTCTTCGGAGCCATTCCGATTGCTTTGCCCTTTGTTGACTTGTTTAGAAAAAGAACCGCGCGATGATATCGCACCTACCTCAGTCTTCCTTCATAAACGTAGCAGCTGCTGATCACATCTGTGGTGTTACAACGCCTAGCAAACGCCTCCGTGGAAAGCTCTATTTTGACATTATTACACCGACATTAACCGTTTGTTAGCGAACTGGCGCAGAAAAAGTGAGACTTCTGGACATGATCAAGAAATGTAGAAGTGACACGGCTGTCGGGCGCCATTTCGGAATGAATTCATCTTAGGTGCGTTACATTAAAAAGGAGGAAAGTAACATAAGAGGACGGTCAGAGAAAGCGTGAAAGACGCGCGAGTCACAATTAACGATTACTTGCGTTTCCAACCTCATACGTTGTGCATTAAAACCCCTGAacttggtcgccagccaatcgcattggcccgcgcggcccctctgcgtcgcttgacgcgcacacggcaaaaattgttgctgcgcgtagaatgccgcggagatcatctctcctgatgggtccgttttagtcacatgctgcgatgatgtaatcagcgttcctcccggttccgCGTAGCACCTACGCGGCCGCCGCCTTGAtggattttgcagcataattaaacgtatcatctggtcatctaggtccatttgctCGAGCGGGCTcggttccacggtcgccattgttgttgctttgttccttgttacggaaagaaaagtcaaaacggCTACCGggaatggcccaaaaaatgcagaggaaactccacttGGTGGCGTCCTTGCCAATGCCAGCTGTCGCGACACCCCCGGCCGGCTTGGAGGAGAACTCGGCAGGATACTTTCAAAATTCGTGttttgacactccagttgaaatccaatgtcaaactaaacacacTGTTGAATGCTCAAATACATCATCGATTGAGtctgtctttctttttgttCCGAAATGTCCGTTGCTGCACCAAAACCAAATGGTGTTCCCACCATATgctcacagtaaaaaaaaaaaagaactgaattgaacttgaactgttattttgcactttaaaagtatcatttgtatttatttattgaggatatttttcatggttttctaattgatgttttttttaatcatgtaattaTTTAATAAGAGTTTAGAATTAGAATATACTTCTGTTTATGCAGTgcttatgttgcaatttaaatatattgttattgattttattgaagttattttggAGGATTAGTCACTTGTAGTGCATTCCGATCATTGCTGATATCGGGATCGGCCATAACCCGAGGCCGCGATATCGGTgtcggatcggaagtgaaaaagttgtatcgggacatccctactaATTTGGGAAAGCTTGGTACCCTTGTCACATTTGCTTTCATAAATTATTGGTCTGAACAATTATTTTGTCTCTCTTCTCTTTTAGGCAATGATAAGTCTTTAAAGAAATGGAGCCAATGGCAGCTCtgagaatttgcattttatccAAAGTCTTCCTGAAACCTTTCAGGATCATCTGCGGTCTGCAGGCTGTTGCTTTCGTCCTTTGACTATCAACTGTCGAAACGATCTTATAACCAGTGTTGATTTAACTTTGAGTTAGTCATCACGTCTTCTGTCTTGTCTTTGAATAAATGGAATGCACATTTCAGCGATTTGTAAATAAAACTTGGAACGTCTCATCATGTTCAGTTGAGCATCTTCCGTGACGTGTTTTGTTGTCCAGTAAAGTTCTCGCAGGTGCCGTCTTCTAACATTCAACCACACCATTCACCTTATGATCCATTTCAAAACCGCCAGCTCACATTCAGCATGAAGGTACCAGGCATCCAGCGGAAcccggttttttttttaacttcagtgTAATCATACAAACATTTTGACTGTGTTCCTTACAGAATATGCAAACGATGCTGCCATATGGTGCCATGTTCCTGTAGCAAGATTGGTATGTGTAACGTGCTGGAGTTCAATCATACCACTAGCTTGACAAGCCAGTGTGCTAAAGCTTTTTTGAGAACAGTGAAAACATGTTCATGAAGAAAAGCTTTCATTGCTGTTCTTTGCACGTGCAATGACTGCAATGTTGACCAAACCCGATCAAACTAATACGGTGGGATCCAAGCTTATCTTCCAGCAGTCCGCTATTGAATAAATGCCGACACTTGCCTCCACTGCATTGAAATCCCAAATGTAACCATTTAACTGTAGCATGTATCTTGTCAAAGAACGTTTGGTCTAGTCGGGTATTACCATGAAAGCAAATTTTATTGCGAAAAAATAAGAATcatacaaatgaatacaaaaccagcggcacggtgggcgactgcttagagcgtctgcgTCTCAGTTCTCAGGGCCGGGGTTCAGtccgcctgagtggagtttgcatgttctccccgcgcctgtgtgggttttctccgggtactccggtttcctcccacatcccaaaaacatgcatggtaggttgattgacaactccaaattgcccgtaggtgtgaatgtgagtgcggatggttgtttgtttggatgtgccctgcgattggctggcgaccagttcagggtgtaccccgcctcctgcccgatgatagctgggataggctccggcgctccCGTGCCCCTTGTGATGAGGatatgcggctcagaaaatggatggatgaatacgaAAGCAAACGTATCACATACACTCAATGgggaaacatgtttttgggtgTTTAATTAGTGCTTGACAAATGCTTTCTTGCAGAATGAATTTGATGCTCGATGATTTGTTTCCCTGAGGAAATTCATTTGAATCTACTCATGCAAAACAGTGGAGTGCACAATCAGAAGGTGAAGTAGGATAATACAATCTGCAATGGTTGAATCGAGGCGGCTGGACGACTTGTTTCTTGAAGCCATTTTGCCTGTTActcaaaaggcttcttcaattcaaaatgtttgcGTGTGGCATCTCCCGACTTATCCCTCACTGTGTATCTTCCCTGGGTGTGGTCGACAATGGGGTGTTTTTGCTGTTGCCCCGGCTTGGTGAGGGAAATCACCGCCCTGCATACGAATCCCTTGTTTGCTGGTCTGGCAAAACAGCTTGTTTGGGTCTCTTTTCCCATCGGATGACGTGCTCTTTGGGGGGAAGAGACATTAtccctcaggacctgaagtgagcgaccaacatcaactccgtcctcaaaaaggccccgcagaggatgcacttcccccgcggcttctgaggaagcacggcctgctgctgaggcagttctacacagcggtcatcgaatcagtcctgtgttcatccatcacagtctgatttttggTGCCGCCACAAAACTCCCGACTGCAAAGGGACTGAAAAATCGTCGGCAcgcccctacccacccttgagggtttgcacgctgccagaacaaagacaaaagcgtgcaaaatcctcttggacccccccacatcctggtcaccccctcttcctgctcctcccctcaggtaggtgctatcgaacaatgccaACTAAAACTCGccgacattccaacagcttcttccctcttgccatttagtgtgtttttatgtctcagagTATTCACTCGCAAAATGGCTGTCAATTGTCATACGAGAGCAGctgcaactaccggagacaaattccttgtgtgtttttgacatcctTGGCAATAAAGAGGCTTCTGATTCTCCAACAATGTCCTGACATCTCTACCCCCAAAGATCGCCTCATTCAACAGGAAGAGCCGTAACCAGCTGTTTCGACGCAAGATGAGGATGGTCGTTTCACTTACCAAGCCAGGGAACAACAACAATCCTATTGTTGAACAGACCCAGGGGACACACCCACCGAGGGATAAATAGGGTAACTCCACACCTCAACATTTTGacctgaagaagccttttgaattaaaggtgaaacgtcttcaacaagaACATTCCACCTGCCTTGATTCAAGCTTTGCGGATGCCCATGACCTGGATGGCTGAGAATCTACAGACATAGGATATCACaactcttctttcttctttaagATTATCTGCCGCACCATTTCTGCTACTTTTGGACGTATTTCTTCAACAGAAACCTTTGGTCCCCATGCATCCACCACTTTTCCATCTACATCGAGAAGGTACTTCCAGAAATTCCAGTCAGGCTCCTTACCAGAGGACTCTGTAGGGAATTAAATGAGAATATATAAATGAAGCATTCCACATTTTtgtctcttcttttcttttgctgcTTAATGATAGTCCTTGCACACAATGTTAACTTAGCTTAAGTCCCGCATGTCACTTTTGAGTTGCTGGTGATTTGCACTTCACTGTGACATGGGTCCTTTTGGGTTTTGAGTCAACCTCTCATGTATCACAGCATAGCCTTCTgggatacagtatgttttgtaATGTTATATCTTATAGATCATGCATATGCATATGTATTAGATAGAGATATAatgtggccgaccggttagcacatccgcctcacagttctgaggacctgggttaaaatccgacctcgcctgtgtggagtttgcatgtccgatgttgggaacaacccaagtaatccatacatacaaagaaaatggaacaaataagctcagaaattacgttgtgtgtaataaagtgaaatgacacagggaaaaagtattgaacacgacaactggtatttatttcatactttgtacaaaagcctttgtttgcaatgaccgGTTCGAggcgcctcctgtatggagaaactcgtcgcatgcattgctctggtgcggttttggcccattcctccacacaagcggtcttcaaatcttgaaggttccgtgggtgTCTTTTATGGACCtggagtttcagttctttccatataGTTGCGATTGGATTctagtcaggtgattggctgggccattcgagcagcttcatttcttttctttgaaaccaattgggTGTTTCCTTGGCagaatgttttggatcattgtcctgctgaaatgtccacccttgtttcattttcctcatcctcgtagatggcatcggatttttgtcaagaatgtctcagtatgTTTGCcaattcatccttccttcaataatgtgaggtttaccagtaccatttgctgaaaagcagccccacactaTCATGTTCctacctccgaacttcactgttggtatggtgtttttagggtgttGTGCAGTGccagttctcctccaaacgtggtgtgcattagggcatccaaagagttcaattttgcttcCATCAGACTCGACTATATCTTACCAGTATTTAActagcttgtccaaatgttgatctgcaaactttaaacgagctttgacgtgcttttttttccccaccaagggggtcttgcgtgatgagcgtgtatacaggccatggcggtggagtgcattactcactttTTCCTTGTGagaacagtacctgctaattccaggtctttttgaagctctccacagatGGTCCTTGGCTTTTGGACAgctcttctgattattattattatttgcacttctctgtcagaaatcttgcgaggagcacctgatcgaagcaaatttatggtggtataaTTGGCTTTCTACTTGCGTATTATggcccaaccgtgctcactggaacagtcagaagcttagatatgcacctgtaaccaatgccattgttatgttttgtaacaattagtttgcgatggtctcgagacagctctctgctcttacccatcaagAGCTGTGTCttaactcacaccttggcaatttTTGTAGGCAATCAATtgggactgaaccagctgatattcatttgcactgacaaggggctggattgctgtttgattattgatagattttggGTGTCTTCTCGGCTTTCCatacctttttgcacctcccttcatgtgttcaatactttttacctgtgtcatttcacattacacgcaacttaatttctgatcttatttttttctacttgcaattatacgttgaggaacattgtccttaaaactgttcgactattttctcacgcacttgtattctgtttttatgtttaacataatatcccatcttcattggaattggggttgtacaattgcaaggaatttagggatttcatctacggtccataatatcatcaaaagggtcagagaatctggggaaatcactgcatggaagcggcaaggcccaaaaccgacattgaatgcctgtgaccttcgatccatcaggcggcactgcatcaaaaaccgacatcaatgtggaaaggatatcaccacaagggctcaggaagacttcagaaaaccaatgtcagtaaatacagtttggcactacatccgtaagtgcagcttgaaactctactatgcaaagcaaaagccatttgtcaacaacacccagaaacgccgccggcttctctgggccccagctcatctgagatggaccgatgcaaagtggaaaagtgttctgtggtccgacgagtccacatttcacattgtttttgtaaattgtggacgtcgtgtcctccgggccaaagaggaaaagaaccatccggactgttatggacgcaaagttcaaaagccagcatccgtgacggtatggggctgtgttagtgccaatggcatgggtaacttacacatctgtgaaggcaccattaatgctgacaggtacaaacaggttttggggaaacatatgctgccatccaagcaatgtctttttcacggacgcccctgcttattaaagcaagacaatgccaaaccacattctgcacgtgttacaacagtgtggcttcgtcgtaaaagagtgcagatactagactggcctgcctgcagtccagacctgtctcccattaaaaatgtgtggcgcattatgaagcgtgaaatacgacaacggagaccccggactgttgaacggctgaagctgtacatcgagcaagaatgggaaattattccacccacaaagcttcaacaattagtgtcctcagctcccaaacggttattgaatgttgttaacataaaaggtgatgtaacacagtggtaaacatgaccgtcccagctttttggaacgtgttgcagccatataattttaagtgaatgattatttgctaaaaacaataacaggcttatcagtttgaacattgaatatcatgtctttgtagtgtattcaatgaaatataggtcgaacatgatttgcaaatcattgtattctgtttttatttgtttaacacaacgtcccaacttcgttgaattggggttgtatatttggTGAGGAAATTTGTGATGTGTTGCTTATTTCAGtcgctgtgtatgtgtgtatatatatacatgtgtatatatatatgtatgtatgtatatatatatatattcagtgccaacagaaagtattcacaccgcttcacattttccacattttgccatgttacagacttattcaaaagctgatttgagtatagttttctttaaaaaaatgaataataatcgACATAAAATTTCCCATAATGACagagtaaaaatatattgtcagacaagtgtgcaaatgtattgaaaatgtaaacgttTAAACATCATAGACGCATAACTATTCACACCGTTGatgaatattttgttgaaacaCCTTTGACAACAaccacagcctcaagtcttcttgggtatgtccctatgagcttggcacacctgttttggggcattttctcccattcttttCTGCacatcctctcaaggtcagtcgGGTTGGTCTGTGTTGGTGGACAGccgtttttagtttttttcccagagatgttcgattggattcaagtcctgGCTCTGGCTGGGTCACTCAAGGCTCagaggctgctcctgaagctACTCCTTTGttttcttggctgtgtgctttgggtcactgccttgttggaaggtgtagcgacgccctagtctgagttccagagcactctggaacAAGTTCTCttgtgccaccaccatgctttacagTATGcatggtgttagccaggtgatgagcagtgcctcttttTCTCCAGATATAATGCTCGCAATTGAGgtcaaaaagttctattttggtttcatcagaacagtgaattttgtttctgcaggtctgagaatccttaaggtgccaTTTTGCAAACCCCAAGCGGGTTGCCATTTGCCTTTGAGTAAGAAGTGGCTTCTGTCTGGCCACTCTatcataaaggcctgattggtgcaGTGCGTTAGCAACGGTTGACTTTCTGTATGTTTCTCCTATCTCTGCAGGGGAACACTGGAGCCCTGCCTTAGTGACCATACGGTTCTTGTTCACCACTCTGAcccaaggcccttcttccccagttactcagcttggtcggaTGGCTAGATCGaggaagggtcctggtggttccaaacctcttccatttccgaataatcgagaccacactgcttttcgggaccttcgATTCTGCTGTAATTCTTTTGTATTCTTCCCCAgttttgtgccttgacacaatccagTCTCTGAGGGCGGCAGACAATTCCTTAAAGTTTATTGCTTGGTTTCTGGTCTGATATGCACTcccaactatgagaccttatatagacagttgtgtgccattccaaatgatgtccGACCAACTGAATTGACACTAAGGTCgcgcctatcccacctgactcttGGAGTGAGGCGAGGTACACcattaactggtcgccagccaatcgcagggcacataaacaaacaaccatttggactcacaatcccacctacggacaatttagaatcttcaactaacctaccgcgcatgtttttcgtatgtgggaggaaactcacgcaggcaaggggaaaacatgcaaactccacacgggcgaggccggatttgaacccgggtcctcacaaacATGAgacagatatgctaaccagtcgtccaccctgccctatttgttatatattgttcgcaaaaaaatacatttgaacttaGAACTAATGAAAAAGCGTGGCATCCCCTGCAGCGGTCGGTGGGGACtcagggatgtggaatgtcacctccgGCGGGGAATGAGCCTCAGCTGGAGTACGAGGTCGAGAGGTtgcgactagatatagtcgggctcgcctcgaCACACAGCTTGGGTCTGGTATCAGTCCTCTTAAGAGGGGTTAGAGTCTTTTCCACTTCAGAGCTGTCAAAGGTGGAAGCAGGTGATGGACGTACGTACAGTACTTACAGCCCCTTGGGtcgctgcctttttttttttttttttggtcctgttcggctgtttggtcaagcagaatggaggatctatAGCCCTTTTATACCGGAAcggttttactgtgtcacagctgtggtttcttagtattatcattgaatcagagtcgaacagaacaaagtttttagaggggagagagaaacgaagacaaaagacaaagcacgaaTTGTAAACGGGATGAAAAAAAGTCAGGTATTACATGAtctccaacaatgaaacattaaatatgagtgttgcatggggctgtagtgctccaccctgtgagggaaaaggacaggacaagcttgaacaggagaagaagcatgcaggacaagggtcgggAACCCGggtgtacaactgaagtggggtgggattgactatgtaaattagaAAAGTCTATCGGACGagagcaatttgcatattcacgagttatttgtcgcaataagtgagtggccccgcagccagtgaaagagtcccaggggcgTGTGCCTGCGGACGCATGCAAGTGAATTCACACCGTTTTCcgtgcacaaagactgacagaagtgtcccgttattgctgtgcccgcacccGGAGGCTGAAGACCTCACccgatcaatcgaggggcgggatcggtccgccggccccaccgaggcggcCCGACAAGCGGCCACCCGGCGGGGGCCGCAGGGGAGATTGCGCGCAAGGACTATCATTCCACTTTGCCGCGTcgtcaaatgttcattgttttaTCCTTGGCTGCACCGCTCCGGGAATCAGTCATCAtcaattgttgacatttgtaCAGCTACTGTACATTGTGTATCGGCGTGCTTAGCTATTCTAATCTTGAAAGATTGTTGTAAGCATTTGAAATGCTATTGAAGAGTTTTGTGACCATTGTGGTATTTTTATGGCGTGAACTATTAATTGGGGCAATTATCACTTTGAGGGGAGCATCAATTATGTTCGCAAATAATGGGGGTCCACTGTTTACCCTGGACTTTGTCAAACTgccactgtatattgtattgaAAATCTGATTTCTACAACTAATAATGCGGTTGACTGGAGACCCAGCACCCCCCATGACCTATAAAATATTGCTTTTAACTCACCAACAAGGAACTTATAGACATTGTTAGCTCCTGTTCCTACAACAGCAATTTTACTAAACAGGGGGAAAGAGGCTTCGTAGACTCTGCGAACGAAGCTGTCGATCTCCTTGTCGCTGCCGGGTTCCTGCTGTCCAAATTGGTTGCAGGGGAACGCCAGGACATTGAAGTGATGTGGCCCAAAGTCCCGTTGCAGTTTCTGGAGAGCTTTGTAGTGTTCCTCAGTGAAGCCACA carries:
- the gpx7 gene encoding glutathione peroxidase 7, whose protein sequence is MLSATLTALLALFSLAQSKHKDFYTFRVVNSRGKLVSLEKYRGSVSLVVNVASECGFTEEHYKALQKLQRDFGPHHFNVLAFPCNQFGQQEPGSDKEIDSFVRRVYEASFPLFSKIAVVGTGANNVYKFLVESSGKEPDWNFWKYLLDVDGKVVDAWGPKVSVEEIRPKVAEMVRQIILKKKEEL